TTGATGCTATCTGTTAAAGGGCTCATTCCGGGCCGGGCCCTGAACCGAGCGCCCGAGTCAAGGCGAGCCAGTCGGGATGGACGGAGTCCACGGGGGACTCGACGGTcgtcaccctcattttacagacgagggaagcgCGGCACGGAGACGTaaggcgactcgcccaaggtgacccggcagagccgggattaggaccccgggTCCGGGCTTCatcccactaggccccgctgctcctcgggtgtccaacctgatcagtttccATCTCCCCCCCAGCGTCCCGTCCAACGTCTGGCACGTTACGGGCAGTTAATACCACGCTTATTATAGCTCTGACCTCCTGCTCTGGGGCAGAGGTTCCCCCAAAACATTTTCCCACCACACGGAAGCTAACAGGTCCTTTCTCTCGGCACAGAGAGGTAGGGTCAGGGGCCAGAATGAGGACGAAGCCGAACCCCCCACGCGCGCACACGCGCACCCCGCTAAGACCCCGAGCCACGACCCCCACCTCCAAAAAACACCCCCCGACCCGTCTTCCCCGAGGGCGGTCTCGAACCGAAGCGAAGTCGCTctagtcccccccgcccccggaccctgagctcgctgtgggcggggagtgcgTCGGTTAAACCGGCGGTGGACTCTCCCACGCGTTCGCTACaccgctccgcgcacagtaagcgctcagtagataggaccGACGGCGAGACGGTCAAACGCGGCGGCGGGAGGCTGCCCGCGCTCGCCGCCCCCACGGGAAGGAAGAGGGGCCGCCAGCGTCTAGTTGGGTTTAATGCTTTCCCGCCGCGGCGGCGATGACGACGGCGGCGGCCCGGTTCTacaggcgggcccggggccgcggtCGGATgcgtcggggggagaggggatgggagagcgGGATCCTCGGGCCGACCCTCCCGGGGGGTTCCGGGGGGCGAGGCCGGCGGGGAGCCGGTTCCCGCTAGGCCGCCGGCAACGGCGAAAGGGGGTGTGGGGAGACGGGGTGgtgcggccccccgccccggaggggggagggggcggtgcctAAAACCCAGTGGGGGTGAGCACGTTCAGGTCCCGCGGCTTGAGGTTGTGGGCCCTGGGCGccggcttcttcccctccagcGGGGGGATGTCCATCTTGGGGGGCTTCAGGGCGGCGGGCTCGTCTGCCATGCGGGCGGCCTGGGCCCGCAGGAGCTCCATGGGGCTCGGCTTCTGGGCACCTCTGTACGACTGGACGGAGAAGCCACctgaagcggcggcggcgggggagaagagggcgagGGGAGCCGCGTGAGTCCCGCCCCGAGGCCGTGGACTCAGACGCACCCAGGCCGAAGGGGGAGAAATCGACCCCAGTACACAGAAGCCGCCTCTGTCCCCGGCCGGGGGGCAACGAGCCCGTGGACCGGGACGCTTCGCCTTAGGCGAGCTGAGCGCCCAgcaggcgctcactacgtgctgcTGCTACTAGCCGGGGACTTAACAGAAACAGCCCGGGCCTCAGAAGACcctggatctaatcctggctccgccactcgcctgccacAGACAAATCCCTCCACTACTCGGaacctccgttttctcatctgtaaaagagatgctttccctccccctcactctCTGAAGAACTGTGGTCTCACAATCAtaaccgtccccgtcccacgtggggctcgcgctctccatccccattctgcggacgaggggactgaggcgcagaagtgaagtgacttgcccgaggacatgCACCGAGTGCACCAGTGCACTCTCATGCACTGCGGGGCgacgggaggcgggagggggtcggggcgggggggggggggggggtcttccccaAACGATACCTGAATCTGACTTCTGGAGGGTCCGGGGGCCGAAGAGGCTCCACTTTTCAGAGGCGGCCCGATCCCGGTCGCCGGGCCCGGGGTCCACGGGGCCCAAatccgggccggggagggaggtggtgggtcCGTGGCCGAACCAGcctctggaaggaaggaaggaaggaagcgggGGTGAATTGACCGCCGGCCTCCGGCGGCCACCCGGGCCCCGGAGGAACAGAAGCATCGGCCGGAGGGAAACCAGGCCCCCACCGGGCCCGGGGCAGACTAGTGACTCCCTGGCCCGAAGGCCGACTCGGAAGCCGGACTTCGACCCGGCGTCcctcccgcccgggcccgggggttgAGCCCGAAGCTCGGCGGCGGGCGGCCCTGGCCCGGggcgagccggggagggggccgcccacCTGTTCTTCTGTCTGGGCGACGAGTGCGGGGTGCCGCTGGGGGTGGACTGGGCCGAGGAGGAGGCCTGCTGCTCATCCTTTGTCATCTCTCCGCTTTGCAGCTTTAActtctgaaaggaaaagaaaacggGGGtcggaagaaaggaaagaagggggggAGTTGGTTTTAAACCTGtaaagttcaaaaaaaaaattaaactccaCATTGCTTATACTGATTCTCATACCCGGACGTAAAGAACCTTTCGAGCCCAAAGATGGGAAGATTGGACGCTCTTCTGCTGGCCTTAAAACACTTCTAGGCCTAATCAGTAGTATATTAAAGGTATCTCTTGGGCACCTATTGGGTAGAGTGTACTTTACCGAGCGTCCGGGGAAGCACGAGATCCAGCCTCTTGCCCCTGAGCAGATGTTACGGCATTTACCATGGGGTCACCCCCGCGCCCCCCAAAAATACGCTAGCGAGGGCTGTCGGGAGGGCTTCGTGGGCAAGGAGAGCTGTGGTCGGTCCGCCTGGGCGGGACCCGTGGGTAAGTCTGCCTCGGTGGCCCGTGCCAACCTCAGTGAGGGTCAGAGGTGGTGGTCAAGACCGGCTGCCAGGAGAAACCCAGAGGCTGGCACCCGAGTAGCTGCTCCGAATTCCCTGGGTGGGGGCCGGCATCGAGCGCAACCTGGGGTCGAGGACGCATTCGTCGGCCGGGCACTCCGGGTGTGCCAGGGCTGAGGGCGTTAAGTGGGTCTCTGGCCGGTGGCATTGACACAATCAACGGGAAGGGGGCAAGATCGATCTTCTCTGACGAGGGAAGCAGAGGTGACCcttggatgggaggggaaggaactatTTCGGGTTGGCGGCGGTGAGCCAAGGGAGGGACCTCTGCCCCACAgggagattgtaaactcatcctctagcctGAAGCTCGTTACGGACAGCAAACGTGTCTCCTGATTCggttccactggactctcccaagcgctcagtacagtgcccataataagcactcaataaatgccactgctcgACTGCTGGTCATTTCCCCTTTGATTCACGCTGAGCTCCTAACAGTTTTAGCAGCCCCGGAGCCAGAAATCTCAAGCTCAGATTGACGAGATCCGGGCGCTTCCGGCCAGAACGATCTTTCACCCAactgagaggcaggggagaggcctCTTTCCTGGTTTTtcaattttttcttttccccacttcaaatccacgtTGAATTTTGAGTTTGAGGTTTCACCCGCTGGCGTTTCACCCTCGCTTTTATctctgaggggcgggggggccgggcagGGTGGTACGATTCCTTTCGGGCGTGAATGAGGGTCACGCTGATGGTGAGATGGAGCGGCCGGCCCCTCCGTGGGCCCAGAAGAGCAGGAGCTTGGCCGCCGGACCAGGTCAAGGGGCGAGACTTACGTGCACGGCTTCCGCCATCCGGTGGTACTTGGTCTCCTCGGTGGTGAGGCCCTTGTGCGGGGTGTAGCCGGCGTCCCTCAGCCCGGCCTGCTGCTCAAAACGCTGAATGCTCTCCTGCGTCTGCTCTGCGACGGGcaaggggggaagaaaagaaaaagaaaaaaagattgatTCACGGTGACCCCAGAAGTGCCCGGGGCGGGAAGGGTAGTCCCGAGCGGCCTCCAGGGCTACTCTCCCTAGGAACCATCAGCCCCTCGCTATGAAATCCACAAGATGTATGTTTCTCGGACTGCCCTgaagcccttttttaaaaaaaaacccaattccaCAGGCTTCGATGATGACTTGGGTCACCGCCGGGTAAATCtgttgtgggccggaaatgtgtctgttacagtgaactctcccaagcgcttaggacactgctttgtgtcacaggaagcgctcgataaatacgactgaatgaatcacagGGCTGAGGTGTCAGGGATCCTGACACCAGCTGAGAAACAACTGCGGTGGTGGCGGGGCAGTGGGAGCTCCAGAACG
This sequence is a window from Ornithorhynchus anatinus isolate Pmale09 chromosome X2, mOrnAna1.pri.v4, whole genome shotgun sequence. Protein-coding genes within it:
- the KIAA1191 gene encoding putative monooxygenase p33MONOX isoform X1, whose amino-acid sequence is MASREPDVPALEPGQGGSAGKMSLPVGMHRRAFSYDDALEDLTPMTPPPADMGSNVLWKEPVIPERKYQQLSKVEEGEPTVFSPTLTPSSSSDSMSKIPVVKAKATHVIMNSLITKQTQESIQRFEQQAGLRDAGYTPHKGLTTEETKYHRMAEAVHKLKLQSGEMTKDEQQASSSAQSTPSGTPHSSPRQKNRGWFGHGPTTSLPGPDLGPVDPGPGDRDRAASEKWSLFGPRTLQKSDSGGFSVQSYRGAQKPSPMELLRAQAARMADEPAALKPPKMDIPPLEGKKPAPRAHNLKPRDLNVLTPTGF
- the KIAA1191 gene encoding putative monooxygenase p33MONOX isoform X2, coding for MSLPVGMHRRAFSYDDALEDLTPMTPPPADMGSNVLWKEPVIPERKYQQLSKVEEGEPTVFSPTLTPSSSSDSMSKIPVVKAKATHVIMNSLITKQTQESIQRFEQQAGLRDAGYTPHKGLTTEETKYHRMAEAVHKLKLQSGEMTKDEQQASSSAQSTPSGTPHSSPRQKNRGWFGHGPTTSLPGPDLGPVDPGPGDRDRAASEKWSLFGPRTLQKSDSGGFSVQSYRGAQKPSPMELLRAQAARMADEPAALKPPKMDIPPLEGKKPAPRAHNLKPRDLNVLTPTGF